CCAACGTCAATACGAACTCGTTCAAGCGCAGCCGGGCGGAATTCGCGGATTTGCTCTACCAAATCCAGCGCCTGCCCGGCACGAACGCGTCGAACGTGGGGGTCTATCCGGTCGGCATTCAAGTCGGCGGCGGCGTGCGACCCACGACTGTTTCAAAGGAATGGCTTCAGGGCAATATGCGGCAGACGAACAACGATCTGGACCTGGCCATTGATGGGCCGGGTTTTTTCCAGGTTTCCAGGCCGGACGGCACGATCATGTATACCCGCAACGGGTCCTTCAAGCGTGACAACGTCGGCAATCTGGTGACCGGCGACGGCGACTTGCTGAACCCCGTGATCACGATTCCGTCGGGCGCGTTGAAAGTGGATATCGGCCAGGATGGCACCGTGTCCGTCCTGCTGCCGGGCGTCACTCAGGCGTCTCAAGTCGGCCAAATCCAGCTGACCCGCTTCGATAATCCCTCCGGCCTCGTCGCCATGGGGAACAATTTAATGATCGACAGTTTTGCGTCCGGCCCGCCCACGCAAGGGACCGGCGGATTCTCGACGGGCTTCGGCCAGATTCAACAGGGATTTCTGGAAAGCTCGAACGTCAACTTGGCGGAAGAAATGGTCAATATGATCATCGCGCAACGGAGTTACGAAATTAACTCGAAGACCATTCAGGCATCGGACGAGATGATGTCGATTGCCAATAATCTCCGCAGATAAGGGGTGACCATGTATCGAATAGGACTGATCTTCGCCGCTGTTCTCGTCCAGGTAATCGTGGGGCAGGCATGGGGCGCGGGGTCCGAAAAGGTGGTGCACCTGGCGTCGGTGGCCGGCCAAGGAGGGCCGGCGCCGCACAAGTTCGATGCCGGGCGTCCCGCAAAGGGAGAGGTGTCCGTCGAGCAGATCCAGCTGGCGGTTCGGAAATATTTCGAGAATGAATGGGGGTCTCGCGTCAAAGCCGTGCAGGTGGCGGTGATTGAGCCGGCTGTATCCGTGAAGATTCCCGTCGGGGCCGCGGAATTGCTCGTTCTCCCTGTGGCGTCCGAAGGCGCCATGGGACGGCGGAATGTGAACGTGCAGATTGTGATCGATGGAAAGGCTTGGAAAACGATGGAGGTGCTGGTGGATCTGGCGGCCTCAATCGACGTCGTCGTCCCGAATCGCTCCGTCAAAGCGGATGAAATCCTTGAGGCCGAGGATCTGACGATGGCGCGGATCGTGACCTACGATCTCAAGTCTCAGTTTGTCACGGATCTCAATTTGGTACAGGGCAAGAGCGCCGCACGTCCGTTACAGCCCAACACTCCGCTGCGCCAGGCCTTTCTGAAAGCCCCCATTTTAATCAAGAAGGGCGATCGGGTGTTGATTGAAGCGAAACGGGGAGGATTGTCGATCCAGACAACCGGCGTCACGAAGGGAAGCGGCCAGGTTGGGCAGACCGTGATGGTGGCCAATCTCGATTCCGGACGGGAACTGCGGGCGAAGATTATTGCGCCGGGCTTGGTTCAGGTGGACTTTTAGGAGTGCCAATGCAGATCTCACGCATGACAGGCGGTGGCTGTTTGCTCCTTGCGCTGCTGGCGGGCGGCTGTACCAATACACCCTCGACATCGAGCAAGCTGACTATTCCGCCGCTTCCTCCGCCTAAAACGACCGGTTCGCTCTGGCAGGAGGAGAATGGCCGCGCGTATTTGTATGAAGACATGCGCGCGATGCGGGTGGGCGACATTCTGACCGTGAAAATTGTCGAGAAGCATAAGGGGTCGAAGTCAGCGGACACGGCGGCGCAACGGGAATCGACGATGGAGAACAGCCTGGCCGGAACCGGGGTGGGCTACATCGGCATTCCGGGGATCCGTCTCGGCGATGAAGCGCGGCGCGGACTGGGCATTGATGCGAGCGCGCACAATAAGTTCAACGGCAAAGGAGCCACCAATCGGGAAGGTACCTTGACGGGAACGATCTCGGTGATTGTGACGGAAGTGTCACCCAACGGCGATCTTCGAGTGGAGGGCCATCGGGAGGTGAGTGTCAATGCGGAGAAACAGTTGATGACGATTTCCGGCATCGTCCGCCGCGTGGACGTGGATACTAAAAACACGGTCCTGTCCTCCGCCATTGCCGACGCCAAAATCGAATATACCGGACTTGGTGTGCTGGACGATGTGCAGCGGCCTGGCTGGCTGGTCCGCATTCTCGACTGGATTTATCCGTTCTGATGAAAGGGGGGGAGATGGCAACGACGGTCAGGCGTAAGCCGGTACGGCGATGGCTCCCATGGCGCAAACCCCTCTCGCTGGATTCGCTCAAAATGATGGTGCTGAGCGGTGTCGTCCGGCGCGCGGATTTGGCGCCGCCGCTGCTTCCGACGCGCACGGTCTATTGGCATAATGGAGCTGTTCCGAGCGGAGCTGGGCAAGAGCCCGAGCCGGAGCAGGGCTGGTTGTCTCGCTGGCTTGGACGGAAAGCACCGGCCCAATCTCCTCATCGGGCCTCAGGGCAAAAGGACATCGTATTGCAATGATGACACGGTGGATTCAAGTTATCGTGAGCAGTGTATTAGCTGGGCTGGTACTCCTGCCGATTCCCGCCGATGCGGTCCGGATCAAGGACATCGGGACGATCGAAGGCGTGCGCGAGAACCAATTGATCGGCTACGGCTTGATCGTTGGGTTGGATCGCACCGGGGACCAGGTTATCGGCGGCCAGTTTACCATTCAGGCCATGATGTCGATGTTGAACAAGATGGGGATCAATTTGGTGATCGATCCCATTCAATTGCTCACGAGGAATATTGCGTCGGTGATGGTGACGACGAAATTGCCGCCCTTCGCCAAGCCGGGCATGACGCTCGATGTCGTGGTGTCCTCGATGGCCAATGCCAAGAGTCTTCAGGGTGGGACTTTGCTGCTCACGCCGTTGAAGGCGGCTAACCAGCAGGTCTTTGCCGTGGCCCAGGGTCCGGTGTCGATCGGAGGATTCTTGGGTGGGATGGGAGGCGCGGGCGGGGCGACGGTGACGAAGAACCATCAGGCCGCCGGTGTCGTGCCGGGCGGGGCCATTATTGAGAAGGAAGCGGTCGTCGATATCGATTCCTGGGAAACGGTTTCGATTTTGTTGCGCCAGGCGGACTTTACCACGGCGATTCGGACGGCCGAGGCGATCGAGGGGGTATTTGGCAAGGGGAGTGCCGCCGCAGTCAATGCGGGATCCGTAAAGGCCCTTATTCCAACCGCTTTTCACGGGCGGGTCGTCGAGTATATCGCTTCAATCGAAGGATTGGATGTCTCCGTCGATGCCGCGGCGAAGGTGGTGGTGAATGAACGGACGGGAACCGTCGTATTGGGGGAGCATGTCCGTATATCGACCTGCGCAATTTCTCACGGCAATTTGACGATCTCGGTGAAGAATACCTTGAATGTGTCCCAGCCGCCAGCTCCGTTAATCGGATCAACGGGTGGACAAACCGTTGTGACGCCGGATGTCCAGACCGAGGTGAAAGAGCAGGAGTCCAGATTGATGGTGGTGGATGAAACGGTCACGTTAGGCGATGTGGTGCGAGCTCTCAATGCAGTCGGGGTGACGCCTCGGGACTTGGTGGCCATCCTTTCTTCCTTACGGGCTTCAGGGGCACTTCAGGCAAGCCTTGAGATTATTTAGGCATATAATTGAATTTAAAGTATATTTTAGTGTTATCATGGTGATCGTGTGAGGATAAACGAGACGTCAGTGGTTCCCATGATGCAGACGCTGGATCAGGGGGGCTCATTATCTCTGACCGGCGCCTCTGCCCCGTCACAGACGCAGTCAATTCCACAAAATCCTGAAGAAATGCGCAAGGCGGCCAAGCAGTATGAGGCCTTCTTTATCTCGTATCTGCTGAAAGTCATGAGGGAAACGGTTCATGAAACAGGCATGACCGGGAAAGATGCCCAATATTTTTATTCCTTTTATGACCAGGAGATCAGTAATCGGGCTGCCGATGCCGGTGGGATCGGGATTGCCAAGATGGTCGAATCGTATATCGAAAAAAATTTTACGCCGCCCCCTCAAGTTCCACGCCCTGGAAGCCGATAAAGGATGCGAGAGGGATTGGAGCCTCCGGATGGTCACATCAGGGGAGCCAACCAGTCGTTAGCAAGAGGAGCGCATCATGGAGATTTCAGGTCACGGTCGGGCAGATCAATTAGCCAAGATTCTTTTGGGGGTTCAGCCCGCCAACGGGCCAGCCCCGGCACGGTCGACGGCCCAGAAGGAATCCGGCAAGGATCAAGTCCACATTTCAGAGCAGGCGAAGGAGTTGCAGCGTATTCGGGCGCTGGGCCAAGAGCCTGATCCTGAACGTGAGGCACGGGTCGATCGCATCAAGCAGGCGATCGATAGCGGCACGTATGATGTGAGTGGCCGCAAGGTCGGCGATGCGATTATGAAGCAAGTGTTGACCGACGCGGTCCTGTAGAAACAGCGTCGGTTGTCGTCAGAATCGAAGCCAGGATGGCTTCGCCGGTTCCGAAGCAGGGTCGCAAGGAGTGCGTTATGACTTCGGGGAGTTCTTCACAGGCACAGGCGCTGAGCCAGGTTCTTATCCAGGAATGCGAGTCCTGTCATGCGCTGCTCGAAACTGTCGAGGAAGAGCGGCGTGCGATTAAGGCTCTAGCCATTACAGAGTTTCACGATATCAATCTCCGCCGTCTTGCGATACTGGAGACGCTTCAGACGCTGACCCAGTCCAGGGAAGCCGCGATCCGTGGCCTTGCAGAGATGGCAAACCTGCCGGAGGCTGCAACGTCTGTTCAAGCCTTGCTGGATTGCTGGCAAAGCCCCCATGTTCCAGCCTTACGGCGCCATCACGACGCGCTGATGACCGTCGCGAAACGAGCGCGGGAGGAAATCAAGCAGAACGTCGTCTTAATCGAAGGCATTCGCCATGTGATTGAAGGCGCCCTGGCGGCAGGCACCGCAACCCTATCTGGCGCAGACGCCTACAATCGGAACGGGCAGCGGGCCACGCTTCAGTCTTCCGCAGCCATGCTCTATCAGCAGGGGTAGCTATGGTCGGCCTGACTTCCTTATTCGATATCGCCCGCTCGGCACTCAATACCTCGCAGCAGGCGATGGCGGTTACGGGACACAACGTCGCCAACGTCAATACCCCAGGCTACACTAGGCAGGAAGCTGTTCTTGCAGAGCGAAGCCCTATTAGTGGTCAGCCCGGTATGATGGGGACGGGGGTTCAGGCCACCTCCATTCGCCGGAACATTAATACGTTTGTCAATCAGCAGATCACGACCTCGCAACAGACGCTCGGCCGGTTGACTCTGTCGCGTGACGAACTGTTTCGCCTGCAAAGTATTTTTGGTGACAGCAACGATCAGGGGATCAGCGCGCGCTTGAACGACTTTTATCAAGGTTTGCAAGACGTCTCGACGTCGCCCAACGACTTGGCGGCTCGGTCCGTGTTGCTGGCTAAATCCTCACAATTAGCTGCCGCGTTGAATCAAACCGCGTCGGATTTGACCACGACACGACAATCGCTCAATCTCCAAGTCACGCAAACCGTGACGGAGATTAATAGCTATACTAAGCAAATTGCGGAATTGAACGGCCAAATTACTTCGGCTGAGTTGATGGGGCAAAATGCCAATGATTTGCGCGATCAACGCGATCTGGCGCTGAACGAGCTGGCCAAGCGGATCGATGTTACGACAGCAGAAACGTCCACGGGTGGACTTACCGTATTTGCCGCGCGCGGGCAAATACTGGTGGATAATACCACTCAGCGTGATCTGACGACGGTAACCTCTGCTGAGAACGGTGGGATGGTCGAGATCGGGTATGCGATGGGTGGCTCACGGACGATCAGGATTGACCAGTATATTTCCAATGGCAGTCTTCGCAGTCTCCTGGATCTGCGTGATACCACGATTCCGGATCTCCAGGCGAGGTTCGACCGGCTGGCGGCGACGTTGTCGAACGCCGTAAACCAGATCCACCGGCAAGGATTCGGTCTCGATGGATCGACCGGCCAGGATTTCTTTTCTCCCTTGAGCGTGACCACCGAAGCGTCTGCCGATAATCAGGGCACCGGCACCATCGGGAGCGGCGCGATCACCGCCAATAGTCTGCTGACTTTTCACGACTATGAAATTCAGTTTTCCTCTTCCAGCGCCTATTCCATCGTCGATACCACCACGGGTGCCACGATCAAGGGAAACTATACGGGGACGGCCATAACCGCGCCTTCGTCCGGGTCTCCATTGAACATTGTGACGGGCACGAACGATACGCTGACGGTGACGGTGGATGGGGGAGCGGCAGTCGGCGTTACTTTGACGGGGGGGGCCTACTCCTCCGGCGCCGCGCTCGCGCAGGAGATGCAGGCGAAAATCAATGCGGCGGGGCTCTCGGTATCGGTCACCTACGACACGACGACCAGCCGGTTTGTGATTACCTCCAACAATACGACAGCTTCTTCCGCCGTGAATGTGACCGGCGGGACTGCACGGGCCTCCTTGGGATTGACCGGCGGGACCAGTACGGCGGCGAGTGGCACTTACAGCAGTCCTATGACGGTCAACTTCGACGGCCTCAGCGTCACGGTCAGTGGCGCGCCCGCAGCCAATGATGTGTTTCGGGTGAATTCCTATGAGAACACGGCTCGTGACATTTCTGTTGCGTTGACGACGCCGGCTTCCGTCGCGGCATCGTCCACGCGCACCGGAGTGCCGGGGAATAACGACACGATGCTGCAATTGGTGGCCATTCAAGGGCAGAGCTTTTCGTCGTTAGGCAACATCACGCTTCAGGACAGTTATCGAAATGCGGCGGCGAATATTGGCGTGTTGGCCCAAACGGCCGATCGGGATTTAGGCGCACAGGAAATCTTGCGCGATCAACTGGATGGATTCCGGGCGCAGGTATCGGGTGTCTCGATCGATGAAGAATTGGTCAATATGATCAAGTTTCAGCGCGGATTTGAGGCGGCCTCCCGATTAATCAAAATCACGGATGAAATGTACGATACCCTGCTTTCCTTGAAGCGGTAAGAGGGGCGATTGCGATGCGAGTGACCGAACAACAAACCTTTGGCCTTCTGGTGAATAATCTCCAGCGTTCGCGCGCGCGCGCGCTGGAGTTTCAACAGCAGGTTTCGACGGGCAAGAAAGTGCGCCAGCCGTCGGACGACCCCAGTGCCTTTAACCTCATCGGGCTGGATAAAGCGTCGGTTGCGGCGATCGATCAACGCCTCCGGAACATCTCGCTGGGGCGCTCGCGACTCGATCTGAGCGGTTCATTACTGACCAGCACGACCAGCACGTTGAGCCGGATTCAGGAACTGGCGGTGCAGTTCAGGACCGACACGAACGGGCTTTCCGAACGTGTCAGCGGGTCACAGGAAGTGCGCCAATTATACGGCCTCGTTCAGCAATATGCCAATTCCGAGTTGAACGGGCAGGCCGTCTTTACCGGGACCAGCACCCACGGGCGGACCACAGGCCTCGCCATTACGGCACCCGTTACGCTCACCAATGGGACGAATGACACCTTAGTCGTGTCCGTCGATGGGACGACATCCGGCACCATCGACCTGACGACTGCGACCGGAAGTTTCACCGGCGCACAGTTGGCGGCGCAGGTCCAAACGCAAATCAACGCCGATTCCGCGCTGTCCGCCGCGGGCAAGCACGTGACCGTGATATTCGACACCGATCATCTCGTGATCGCATCGGATACGTCTGGCCCGACATCGACGGTTGCCATCACGGGGGGAACGGCCAGAGCGTCGCTGGGGTTGAATGGGGGAAGCCGGACGACCGGCGCCTCTCCGTTTGCGATCACGGCCACGAGCAGTCCCGCGTCAACCAATACCGGCGGCGCGATCGCGAGCCAGGGGACAGTGGCCGATGAGAACCAAGTCACTCTGGACGACTACATGATTCGCTTTTCTTCCGCGTCGACCTATGATGTGCTGGATGTGACCGCGCCGGTGGCGGTGACACGCGGCGCGTCGAATGCGGGAGGCGCCTTGACCGCCGACGCCGGCATTATCGCGCCCAATAATCTGACGCTGAATAGCTATGCGATTCAATTTACTTCCAGCACGCAGTTCAACATCGTGAACACCACGACGAGTACGACGGTCTCGTCAGGCAATACGTATGTTTCCGGGAATGCCATCGAGTTCGATGGCCTGCGCGTGGTCTTGACGAACGGACAGCAGGGCGGCCCGCAGACCGGCGATACGTATGCCGTGGGCCTCACACCCAGGACGGTGTTGGCCAATCAAGCCTACAGTGCCGGCACCGAGATCAGTTTTGAGGGGCTTCGGGTTACCTTGACGACCGGCAGCAGCTCGCCGGCGACCGGCGACCGGTTTGCCCTGGTTACCGGGCTGCAGTATCAAGGCGATGCCGGTGTGCATCATGTGGAAGTGGGGCCGAATCAAACGGTTTCGACCAATGTGCCGGGCAACCAGGCGTTTGTGGGGCCCGATGTCGATCTCTTTGCGTCGATCAAGAATCTCGTGACTTCCTTGCGGACGAATTACCGGGGCGGCATCAGTGAGACGATCGGAGATTTTAATCAGGGCCTGAGCCAGGCCGGGGCCGTGTTGGGTGAGGTGGGGGCGCTCTCGAATCGGCTGGATGCCACCGGGGCGCGCCTGGATGAAGCGAAGAGCTTCTTTACCCAAACGCTGTCGGAAACGGAAGACGTCGATTTGGCCAAGGCGATTTCGGATCTGACCTTGCAGCAATATTCGATCGAGGCGGCCAGCCGTACCTTGAATCAGCTCTTTAATACATCGTTGCTCAATTATCTCCAGTAAAAGGAGCGCGGCCGCTCAAGGTTTCTCGCATTCAACCGATAGTGTCGTAGGGTACAGAGCACATACGGCCATGGAAGGCATTCATGCTGGTCCTTACACGGAGACGTGGCGAAGGCGTCACGATCGGTCCCAACATTCGAGTCGTCGTCCTGGGAATGAAAGGCGGACAGGTCCGCCTGGGCATTGAAGCGCCTCAGGCGGTGGAAGTCCATCGCGATGAAGTGCATGCCAGGATTCAGGACGAGAACAAGCTGGCGGCCCGGACGCAAGTGGTCCCTTTGGAGGCCTTCAGGCGCCTGGCACCGCCTAATCGACGGATCGCGTCATAAGGACATCTCATGCATTGCCGTTCCACCCGCTTTGGGGAATTCGACATACAAGACGGGAACATCCTGACTTTTCCTGCCGGCCTCTTGGGGTTTCCGGAATCTCAACGGTTCGTCATTCTTGATCATGATACCGATGCGCCCTTCAAGTGGCTGCAATCGCTGGATGAGCCGGGCGTGGCCTTCGTGATCATCGATCCGGCGCTGTTTCATCCTGGCTACAACGTCGATATTTCCTCGGATGCCGTGACTGAAGTCAAAGCCACGGAGCAGGACGAATTGATCCTGTCCGTTCTCTTGACGATTCCGTCGGAGGACCCAACGGGCATTACGGCGAATCTTCGAGGTCCCTTGCTGATGAATTCCCGGACCAAGCTGTGCAAACAGCTTGTGCTCACCGACGAATATCCAACCCGCTATCCGTTGTTTCCATCCACGCCGCATGCTGCAGCCTCGGCCGGTCCGGCCGCGAGCGCAACGGTCGGTTCTGCCGCGTAACTATCTCTCGCAGAGCAAGTCTCCACTGTACGATCATCGATCAGGCTGCTTGATGATTCGGCGGGTCGATGGCCCGGCGGTAGGAGATGAGGGCATGAATTAATCGCTGCAGATCCGCCTGGAGTTGGGCGCAGAGGGGCGGGGCATCCTCTAACCTGCCCAGATGACCGATGGCCTCCAAGCGGCCGGCTGTAAAGGCGACTTCCGCCGCGCAGAGGTTGCGGGCGCTTCCTTTGAGGGTGTGGGCCAAGATCGCCACCGTATTCGCATCATTCCGTGAGAGCGCTGTCCGGATCTTGGCAAGGACCGCGGGGTGCCCGTCCAGAAAAAGATCGATCAATTGCATCACGAGATCGCGGTCGTCGCCGATATTGTACGTCATTTGGACCGGATCGAAGATCCCCTGATGGGGGAGCATAGGGGCTGGTTGTGTGGCCTCCGTGTCAGGCGCGGTATGTGGTGAGGGGAGTATGATCCATCGGGCAAGCGTGTCCCGCACCTCGATCAATTTGATCGGCTTGGCCATGTAGTCGTCCATGCCTGCGGCGAGACAGCGCTCCCGATCCCCCTGCATGGCATTGGCGGTCACGGCGATAATCGGCAGGTGACCGGCGCTCGAATACATTTTGCCGCTGGCTTCCAGTGCCCGGATGGCCTGGGTGGCCTCAAACCCGTCCATCACCGGCATCTGGCAATCCATGAAGATCGCCGCATAGCGGTTGCTTTCAATGGCGGCGAGCGCCTCCCGTCCATTCTCAACCACATCCGATTGATACCCGAGTTTCTCGACCATGCGGGCAGCCAGTTTTTGATTGATCGCATTGTCTTCCACGATCAGGATGGTCGGGCGGACGGTTTGGCTGGGCAAGTTGTGGCGTGTAATAAACTGAGGGGATGCGGAATCGCCGGGTGTGGTTAATGACTGTGTTATGAGTGCAACGTCCAGCACCCTGCGCAGGCAATCCCGCAATTCGTCATGCCTCACCGGTTTGCTCAGATAGGCGCGCGCGCCTGCTAGCCTGGCTCGTTCCGCATGGCCTTGCTGCAGGATGGACGTCATCATCACCACTCGAGTCATCCGGTTCGACGGTCGCTGTTGGAGCTCTCCGGCAAGCTGAAACCCGTCTTTTCCCGGCATGACGACATCGAGCAATGCGCAATGGTAGGGCTCACCGCGGGATTCCGCGGCGGCTATCCGCTCCAGCGCGGCCTGGGCGTTGTCTGCTTCTTCAGCGATCATGCCCCATCCGGATGTGAGGTGCCGCAAGATGAGCCGGTTGGATTCGTTATCGTCGACGATTAAGACACGCCGTCCTTGCAGATCTGCCAGCGGGCTGATCGCCGGTTCTGCGACAGGTTGTTTCAGAAATCTGGCAGTACACCAGAAGGTGCTTCCCTGGCCGGGTGCGCTGTGAACACCGATGTGTCCGTTCATCAGTTCAATGAGCTGTTTGGAAATGGAGAGGCCCAGGCCTGTCCCGCCATATCTCCTGGTCGTCGAACTGTCGGCTTGCACGAATGGCTTGAAGAGCTTCTCCACGGTATCCGGATGAATGCCGATTCCGCTGTCGGTGATCTCGAAGCGAATCACGGCCGCATCGGGCAGGTCTTCTGCCAGATAGGCCTGCAGCGACACTTCTCCGTGATCGGTGAATTTGATGGCATTGCCGACGAGATTGGTCAGGACCTGACGCAACCGGGCCGGGTCACCCCGCAATCCAGTCGGGACTTCGGCATGGACCAATCCGATCAGCTCCAGGCCTTTTGACTCGGCCCGTTCGGCAAACTGACGCAACACCTCGTCCAGGGTGACGCGCAGATTGAAGTCCAGGCATTCCAGCTCCAATTTGCCCGCCTCAATCTTGCTGCAC
The Nitrospira sp. genome window above contains:
- a CDS encoding flagellar basal body L-ring protein FlgH, which gives rise to MQISRMTGGGCLLLALLAGGCTNTPSTSSKLTIPPLPPPKTTGSLWQEENGRAYLYEDMRAMRVGDILTVKIVEKHKGSKSADTAAQRESTMENSLAGTGVGYIGIPGIRLGDEARRGLGIDASAHNKFNGKGATNREGTLTGTISVIVTEVSPNGDLRVEGHREVSVNAEKQLMTISGIVRRVDVDTKNTVLSSAIADAKIEYTGLGVLDDVQRPGWLVRILDWIYPF
- the flgA gene encoding flagellar basal body P-ring formation chaperone FlgA, which produces MYRIGLIFAAVLVQVIVGQAWGAGSEKVVHLASVAGQGGPAPHKFDAGRPAKGEVSVEQIQLAVRKYFENEWGSRVKAVQVAVIEPAVSVKIPVGAAELLVLPVASEGAMGRRNVNVQIVIDGKAWKTMEVLVDLAASIDVVVPNRSVKADEILEAEDLTMARIVTYDLKSQFVTDLNLVQGKSAARPLQPNTPLRQAFLKAPILIKKGDRVLIEAKRGGLSIQTTGVTKGSGQVGQTVMVANLDSGRELRAKIIAPGLVQVDF
- the flgK gene encoding flagellar hook-associated protein FlgK; this translates as MVGLTSLFDIARSALNTSQQAMAVTGHNVANVNTPGYTRQEAVLAERSPISGQPGMMGTGVQATSIRRNINTFVNQQITTSQQTLGRLTLSRDELFRLQSIFGDSNDQGISARLNDFYQGLQDVSTSPNDLAARSVLLAKSSQLAAALNQTASDLTTTRQSLNLQVTQTVTEINSYTKQIAELNGQITSAELMGQNANDLRDQRDLALNELAKRIDVTTAETSTGGLTVFAARGQILVDNTTQRDLTTVTSAENGGMVEIGYAMGGSRTIRIDQYISNGSLRSLLDLRDTTIPDLQARFDRLAATLSNAVNQIHRQGFGLDGSTGQDFFSPLSVTTEASADNQGTGTIGSGAITANSLLTFHDYEIQFSSSSAYSIVDTTTGATIKGNYTGTAITAPSSGSPLNIVTGTNDTLTVTVDGGAAVGVTLTGGAYSSGAALAQEMQAKINAAGLSVSVTYDTTTSRFVITSNNTTASSAVNVTGGTARASLGLTGGTSTAASGTYSSPMTVNFDGLSVTVSGAPAANDVFRVNSYENTARDISVALTTPASVAASSTRTGVPGNNDTMLQLVAIQGQSFSSLGNITLQDSYRNAAANIGVLAQTADRDLGAQEILRDQLDGFRAQVSGVSIDEELVNMIKFQRGFEAASRLIKITDEMYDTLLSLKR
- the csrA gene encoding carbon storage regulator CsrA — translated: MLVLTRRRGEGVTIGPNIRVVVLGMKGGQVRLGIEAPQAVEVHRDEVHARIQDENKLAARTQVVPLEAFRRLAPPNRRIAS
- the flgM gene encoding flagellar biosynthesis anti-sigma factor FlgM, translated to MEISGHGRADQLAKILLGVQPANGPAPARSTAQKESGKDQVHISEQAKELQRIRALGQEPDPEREARVDRIKQAIDSGTYDVSGRKVGDAIMKQVLTDAVL
- a CDS encoding flagellin → MRVTEQQTFGLLVNNLQRSRARALEFQQQVSTGKKVRQPSDDPSAFNLIGLDKASVAAIDQRLRNISLGRSRLDLSGSLLTSTTSTLSRIQELAVQFRTDTNGLSERVSGSQEVRQLYGLVQQYANSELNGQAVFTGTSTHGRTTGLAITAPVTLTNGTNDTLVVSVDGTTSGTIDLTTATGSFTGAQLAAQVQTQINADSALSAAGKHVTVIFDTDHLVIASDTSGPTSTVAITGGTARASLGLNGGSRTTGASPFAITATSSPASTNTGGAIASQGTVADENQVTLDDYMIRFSSASTYDVLDVTAPVAVTRGASNAGGALTADAGIIAPNNLTLNSYAIQFTSSTQFNIVNTTTSTTVSSGNTYVSGNAIEFDGLRVVLTNGQQGGPQTGDTYAVGLTPRTVLANQAYSAGTEISFEGLRVTLTTGSSSPATGDRFALVTGLQYQGDAGVHHVEVGPNQTVSTNVPGNQAFVGPDVDLFASIKNLVTSLRTNYRGGISETIGDFNQGLSQAGAVLGEVGALSNRLDATGARLDEAKSFFTQTLSETEDVDLAKAISDLTLQQYSIEAASRTLNQLFNTSLLNYLQ
- a CDS encoding flagellar assembly protein FliW encodes the protein MHCRSTRFGEFDIQDGNILTFPAGLLGFPESQRFVILDHDTDAPFKWLQSLDEPGVAFVIIDPALFHPGYNVDISSDAVTEVKATEQDELILSVLLTIPSEDPTGITANLRGPLLMNSRTKLCKQLVLTDEYPTRYPLFPSTPHAAASAGPAASATVGSAA
- a CDS encoding flagellar protein FlgN, producing MTSGSSSQAQALSQVLIQECESCHALLETVEEERRAIKALAITEFHDINLRRLAILETLQTLTQSREAAIRGLAEMANLPEAATSVQALLDCWQSPHVPALRRHHDALMTVAKRAREEIKQNVVLIEGIRHVIEGALAAGTATLSGADAYNRNGQRATLQSSAAMLYQQG
- a CDS encoding flagellar basal body P-ring protein FlgI is translated as MMTRWIQVIVSSVLAGLVLLPIPADAVRIKDIGTIEGVRENQLIGYGLIVGLDRTGDQVIGGQFTIQAMMSMLNKMGINLVIDPIQLLTRNIASVMVTTKLPPFAKPGMTLDVVVSSMANAKSLQGGTLLLTPLKAANQQVFAVAQGPVSIGGFLGGMGGAGGATVTKNHQAAGVVPGGAIIEKEAVVDIDSWETVSILLRQADFTTAIRTAEAIEGVFGKGSAAAVNAGSVKALIPTAFHGRVVEYIASIEGLDVSVDAAAKVVVNERTGTVVLGEHVRISTCAISHGNLTISVKNTLNVSQPPAPLIGSTGGQTVVTPDVQTEVKEQESRLMVVDETVTLGDVVRALNAVGVTPRDLVAILSSLRASGALQASLEII
- a CDS encoding rod-binding protein — protein: MMQTLDQGGSLSLTGASAPSQTQSIPQNPEEMRKAAKQYEAFFISYLLKVMRETVHETGMTGKDAQYFYSFYDQEISNRAADAGGIGIAKMVESYIEKNFTPPPQVPRPGSR
- the flgG gene encoding flagellar basal-body rod protein FlgG codes for the protein MIRAMWTAATGMTAQQLNVDTIAHNLANVNTNSFKRSRAEFADLLYQIQRLPGTNASNVGVYPVGIQVGGGVRPTTVSKEWLQGNMRQTNNDLDLAIDGPGFFQVSRPDGTIMYTRNGSFKRDNVGNLVTGDGDLLNPVITIPSGALKVDIGQDGTVSVLLPGVTQASQVGQIQLTRFDNPSGLVAMGNNLMIDSFASGPPTQGTGGFSTGFGQIQQGFLESSNVNLAEEMVNMIIAQRSYEINSKTIQASDEMMSIANNLRR